In a genomic window of Zerene cesonia ecotype Mississippi chromosome Z, Zerene_cesonia_1.1, whole genome shotgun sequence:
- the LOC119835439 gene encoding uncharacterized protein LOC119835439 has protein sequence MLSYMVPVEEKPPPVPGKGRLALELAGSPGSPEATARRARTNISKESSSSSFASDLTISSSTPSGMLDKPKHKLLSNGSKHTSLKRVSFGSSKGSMVETLIYESPLQEEPESSPPPKVQETAFLYTPVEDESERSKVRVSFYQGARPQCLSPPPAQESHVLYATLLSAAANADMAEHAMYNRQISTESGWDNPFRPDGDLSREADEIVSLIKGGKPITPTPPVGAPLLSNDEEKEEKTVANNVNASPAASPQTKVASPVQQSPPKAMNGTKNGSAVGEVRPGQVEVQRSPPQEPLQPEHVTIKKKPKCKCCVVQ, from the exons ATGTTGTCGTATATGGTGCCTGTGGAGGAGAAGCCGCCGCCGGTGCCCGGTAAGGGGAGGCTGGCGCTGGAGCTGGCTGGCAGTCCCGGCAGTCCAGAGGCCACAGCGAGACGAGCGCGAACGAACATTTCGAAGGAGTCTTCATCGAGTTCATTTGCGAGTGACCTCACCATATCCTCCTCCACACCCTCGGGGATGTTGGACAAACCGAAGCATAAACTGCTCAGCAATGGCAGTAAGCACACATCTTTGAAGAG GGTATCTTTTGGCAGTTCCAAGGGGTCGATGGTGGAGACTCTAATCTACGAAAGTCCTCTACAAGAGGAGCCCGAGAGCAGTCCCCCGCCTAAAGTACAAGAGACTGCGTTCCTCTATACGCCCGTTGAAGACGA GTCGGAGCGTTCGAAGGTTCGCGTGTCTTTCTACCAGGGAGCGCGACCGCAGTGCCTGTCCCCACCGCCCGCGCAAGAGTCGCACGTTCTGTACGCGACATTACTCTCCGCCGCAGCGAACGCTGACATGGCAGAACACGCTATGTATAATAGGCAGATAAG CACGGAAAGTGGGTGGGACAATCCATTTAGGCCGGACGGTGACCTGAGTCGGGAGGCGGATGAGATCGTCTCTCTGATCAAAGGCGGCAAGCCGATCACTCCAACGCCACCTGTGGGCGCCCCTCTGCTCTCTAACGACGAAGAAAAAGAAGAGAAGACGGTCGCTAATAATGTAAAC GCTAGTCCGGCCGCCTCGCCACAGACGAAGGTGGCGAGCCCCGTGCAGCAGAGCCCGCCCAAGGCCATGAACGGCACCAAGAACGGGTCGGCGGTGGGCGAGGTGCGGCCCGGCCAGGTGGAGGTGCAGCGCTCGCCGCCGCAGGAGCCGCTCCAGCCCGAACACGTCACCATCAAGAAGAAGCCCAAGTGCAAGTGCTGCGTCGTCCAGTAA